Within the Leptogranulimonas caecicola genome, the region GCACTGGTGCTTTTCGCTGCTCCTGTACCTGCTCTGGCAACCTGTGGCCCAGTGGCGCTGGACCCCGGCCATGGCGGCAACGACCCTGGTGCTTCATCAGGCAAATACGTTTTACTCGACAAGGAACTCGTTGAGAGCGATTTGACTTGGCAAGTTGCCCATTATTGCAAAGAGCGCTTAGATCAACTTGGAATCCCCAACTTTATCGTCAAAGAAAAGTGGGAATCACTTTCACGCATTCAGCGTTGGCAGCGGGCCAAGGCAAAAGATGCGCGTGTACTTATCTCCTTTCATATGAATGCTGCTGACGGCATTCCTTCAGCCAATGGTTCCGAGGTGCTCTGTTGCAACTTCTCTACGTGGAACCAGTTCACCAACCGCGAGAGCCGCGCCTTTGGCTCGGACCTGCTCAAGCGCTTTCAGGAGATGGGCTTTTACAATCGCGGCAACAAGTTCAACACGGGCACCGGCACTTACCCCGACGGCTCTGCGGCAGACTCCATGGGCATCAACTATTACCCGCGCCTGGACGGTACTACTGGCCTTATCATTGAGCACGGGTTTTTAACCAACCAGCATGATGCCGGGCTTCTGAATAACCCAGAGGTGCTCAAGCAGATGGGTTATGCAGACGCCGAGGCCATCGCAAAGCAGTGGCCCAACAGCTATGTGAAGCCTGCCGCCTCGGTGCGTCCCAGCAGGGCCCACTGGGCCCAAGACGCCAAGGGTTGGAAGTACATCCTCTCTGACGGCTCGGCTGCCACCAGCTGCTGGCAAAAGATCAATGGTAAGTGGTATCGCTTTGGCGCGGACGGTTACATGCTCTCCGGCGAGATCGCGCTGGGCGGCGCTCACTATTTACTGGGTGGCCCGAGCGACGGCGCCATGGTTACTGGCTGGGTCTGGCGAAACGGCGCCTGGTATTACTACGGCGGTCCTGACGACGGCGCCATGAAGACTGGCTGGGCCTATGAAGGCGGCTGGTATTACCTGGGCAATGACGGCCGTATGCGCACCGGTTGGGTGCGGGTGGACTCCGTCTGGTACTGGCTCAACGGCTCTGGCCGCATGGCTACCGGCTGGCTCAGCCTGGGCGGCACCTGGTACTGGCTGGATCTCAATAGCGGCGCGATGGCTGAGAACGGTACTGCGGTATGCCACGGCGTACGTTCGCTCTTCAATGGCTCGGGCGCATGGATCTCTGGCTCTGGCTGGCGTCAGCTGGGCGATCGCTGGTTCTATCTCTCTGGCGATCGCGTGGCTACCGGCTGGCTCAACCTGGGTGGCGCCTGGTACTGGCTGGCTGGCGACGGCGCTATGGCTACCGGCTGGACTGCGGTTGGCGGTAGCTGGTATTACCTAGGCAGCCAGGGCGACGGCGCCATGAAGACCGGCTGGATCTGGGTGGACAACAAGTGGTACTACTGCAACGGCTCCGGCGCCATGCTCACCGGTTGGCAGTGGATCGGCAATGCCTGGTATCTCCTGGGTTCCGACGGCGCCATGCTCACTGGCTGGCAGCGCATCGACAACAAGACCTACTACCTCGATGGCTCTGGAGCCATGCTCACCGGAAAGCAGACCATCGACGGTAAGAACTACGAGTTCAACAGCTCCGGCGTGCTCCTGAACGACCCCAATCAGCGGATAGGTTGGTTCAAAGAGCCCAATGGCCAGTGGCGTTACTACGATTCCAAGGGGAACATGCTCACCGGCTGGCAAACCATCAACGGCGCTCGCTACTATCTGGGCACTAACGGCATCATGGTCACTGGCCGCCAGACCATCGACGGAGCCGCCTATGTGTTTGACAATGACGGCAAGGCCATCAATGGCTGGTACAACGCCTCTTTGCAACCTTCCAACTCCTCAGTCTCTGGCTCGAAGGTCCATTACTATGAGGGCGGCAAGGAGACCTACACCCGTCCCGGCAATACCCCGGTCATGGGCGCGTCTGCGATGAGCAAGGATGCCTTTGTGAAGGCCTTCGCTGCAAAGATCCAGGCTAACTACCCGCAGATCTACCGCAATGATGCCAAATACGGGGCACAGACTCCCGAGGCCTTTGCCCAGGCAACTTGGGACGCAGCCGAGAAGG harbors:
- a CDS encoding N-acetylmuramoyl-L-alanine amidase codes for the protein MTISVKKIKKLLLGALSLGAALVLFAAPVPALATCGPVALDPGHGGNDPGASSGKYVLLDKELVESDLTWQVAHYCKERLDQLGIPNFIVKEKWESLSRIQRWQRAKAKDARVLISFHMNAADGIPSANGSEVLCCNFSTWNQFTNRESRAFGSDLLKRFQEMGFYNRGNKFNTGTGTYPDGSAADSMGINYYPRLDGTTGLIIEHGFLTNQHDAGLLNNPEVLKQMGYADAEAIAKQWPNSYVKPAASVRPSRAHWAQDAKGWKYILSDGSAATSCWQKINGKWYRFGADGYMLSGEIALGGAHYLLGGPSDGAMVTGWVWRNGAWYYYGGPDDGAMKTGWAYEGGWYYLGNDGRMRTGWVRVDSVWYWLNGSGRMATGWLSLGGTWYWLDLNSGAMAENGTAVCHGVRSLFNGSGAWISGSGWRQLGDRWFYLSGDRVATGWLNLGGAWYWLAGDGAMATGWTAVGGSWYYLGSQGDGAMKTGWIWVDNKWYYCNGSGAMLTGWQWIGNAWYLLGSDGAMLTGWQRIDNKTYYLDGSGAMLTGKQTIDGKNYEFNSSGVLLNDPNQRIGWFKEPNGQWRYYDSKGNMLTGWQTINGARYYLGTNGIMVTGRQTIDGAAYVFDNDGKAINGWYNASLQPSNSSVSGSKVHYYEGGKETYTRPGNTPVMGASAMSKDAFVKAFAAKIQANYPQIYRNDAKYGAQTPEAFAQATWDAAEKEGVRPEVLAAQVGNETGWLKFGGIVNANQCNFGGLGALDGNANGNAPTFANVQEGLLAQAQHLKAYSSKEALAQPCVDPRFHVIANRGIAPYLEDYGADGHGGLVWASNRLYGRDLLAAMKAITG